One part of the Musa acuminata AAA Group cultivar baxijiao chromosome BXJ1-5, Cavendish_Baxijiao_AAA, whole genome shotgun sequence genome encodes these proteins:
- the LOC135674431 gene encoding squamosa promoter-binding-like protein 15 yields MEGEVGAQVAPPIFFHHRQALPGPFHETPLLLKKRDFPWKNNPSFQHNQQQDSRQRLMGASLPDPSGNWNPKMWDWDSERFVAKPSSAASEILSLGSQPASAAAAVADKGDGGPKDSVLGRNLEEDDQNLALKLGGRAYSADEPTTRPSKRVRSGSPGSGCNYPMCQVDDCRADLSSAKDYHRRHKVCEMHSKTAKALVGKQMQRFCQQCSRFHPLSEFDEGKRSCRRRLAGHNRRRRKTQPEDASSRLLLPRNQQNMTNGSLDIVNLFAMLAHLQGNNQVKPTSIHPLPDRDCLVQLISKLSASNNANPSARSSVPEGFDLNVSEVPAQASFGQSPKANGDENSPSKMNLLAVLSAALAASTPDAAASLSQGSSESSGNDKNKLQNVEPSSHSNSTIVCSYAGLLSNNCISQSRVDVPQQTVEQARKNLPLQLFGPADNDSPPELGSATKYLSSESSNPMEERSPSSSPPVTKKLFPLHSTMDMVKYSQASECQEDKATVDLSPSHGGIAPLVLFKESETRVVNGTIQNLPYRVGYKSSGSDHSPSSSNSDTQDRTGRIIFKLFGKDPGSFPETLRAQVLNWLSNSPSEMESYIRPGCVVLSIYLSMPSIAWNALEDNLLQRVTSLVQDSETEFWRSGRFLIRTNRQLVSHKDGKIRLSKTWRAWSAPELMCVSPVAVVGGQETSLALKGRNLTVPGTKIHCTYMGKYMSKEVLCSAYPGTIYDDSCVERFDFLGGYPNVYGRFFIEVENGFKGNSFPVIIADDSICQELRALESDFEEDVQTPDVIPEEEVHNSVRPRSREDALHFLNELGWLFQRTQASCSPLLADFSSTRLKYLLTFSVEQDWCALIKTLLDILVERSLRNDTIKQESLKMLSEVELLNRAVKRKCRKMVDLLLHYCVSHGQDVTKVYLFTPNMSGPGGITPLHMAASMQDSEDMVDALTNDPQEIGLKCWNSLLDDNDQSPFMYAMLRNNLSYNRLVERKLADRVTGQVTILVEGGEISIDGSWVGGSNRHGAQNSQPRSCAQCALVGTARLRRNARSKGLLQRPYVHSLLAIAAVCVCVCVFFRGAPQIGSIEPFKWENLEFGPR; encoded by the exons ATGGAGGGAGAGGTGGGTGCGCAGGTCGCCCCGCCCATCTTTTTTCACCACCGTCAGGCCCTCCCTGGACCTTTTCATGAGACCCCGCTGCTGCTAAAGAAGCGGGATTTCCCGTGGAAGAATAACCCCAGCTTTCAGCACAACCAGCAGCAGGACAGCAGGCAGCGGCTGATGGGCGCTTCACTCCCGGACCCGAGCGGTAATTGGAACCCCAAGATGTGGGATTGGGACAGCGAGAGGTTCGTGGCGAAGCCCTCCTCCGCTGCGTCGGAGATCCTCTCCCTGGGTTCCCAGCCGGCTTCTGCGGCCGCTGCCGTGGCCGATAAAGGGGACGGGGGACCCAAAGATTCGGTTTTGGGTAGGAACTTGGAAGAGGATGACCAGAACCTAGCGCTGAAGCTAGGAGGCCGAGCGTACTCGGCGGATGAGCCGACGACGAGGCCTAGCAAGAGGGTGAGGTCCGGCTCGCCAGGGAGCGGCTGCAACTACCCGATGTGTCAAGTGGATGATTGCCGGGCGGATCTGTCGAGCGCCAAGGATTATCACAGGCGGCACAAGGTGTGCGAGATGCACAGTAAGACTGCCAAGGCACTTGTCGGTAAGCAGATGCAGAGATTCTGTCAGCAGTGCAGCAG ATTTCATCCGCTTTCAGAGTTTGATGAGGGGAAGAGAAGCTGTAGGAGGAGGCTCGCAGGGCATAATCGACGCAGAAGGAAGACACAACCAGAGGATGCTTCTTCTAGACTACTGCTTCCTAGAAACCAACAGAATATGACAAATGGGAGTTTGGATATAGTTAACTTGTTTGCGATGCTAGCACACTTGCAAG GTAACAATCAAGTTAAACCAACCAGCATCCATCCTCTGCCTGATAGAGATTGTCTTGTTCAACTTATTAGTAAGCTAAGTGCGTCAAATAATGCAAACCCTTCCGCAAGATCATCCGTACCTGAAGGTTTTGATTTGAATGTATCTGAAGTCCCAGCACAAGCTTCCTTTGGGCAGTCACCAAAGGCAAATGGGGATGAAAATTCACCTTCCAAAATGAACCTGTTGGCAGTTCTCTCTGCAGCTCTAGCTGCATCTACTCCTGACGCCGCCGCATCTCTTTCACAAGGGAGCAGTGAAAGTAGTGGCAATGATAAGAACAAGCTACAAAATGTTGAACCCTCCAGTCACAGTAACTCAACTATTGTCTGTTCTTATGCTGGACTTCTGAGCAATAACTGCATCAGTCAATCTCGGGTAGATGTACCTCAGCAGACGGTTGAGCAAGCCCGGAAAAATTTACCTCTCCAGCTTTTTGGTCCTGCTGATAATGACAGTCCTCCAGAACTGGGATCCGCAACTAAATATCTGTCCTCAGAAAGTAGCAACCCTATGGAAGAGAGGTCTCCTTCATCTTCTCCCCCTGTTACAAAGAAGCTATTCCCTCTACACTCAACAATGGATATGGTGAAATACTCACAAGCATCAGAATGCCAGGAAGACAAAGCAACTGTTGATTTAAGCCCCAGTCACGGTGGGATTGCACCGCTTGTGCTCTTCAAGGAGTCAGAAACACGAGTTGTGAATGGGACAATTCAGAATCTACCATATCGAGTAGGCTACAAATCTTCTGGCTCAGACCACTCCCCTTCTAGTTCAAATTCTGATACTCAG GATCGGACTGGACGGATAATTTTCAAGCTCTTTGGCAAGGATCCAGGCAGTTTTCCTGAGACTCTTCGTGCTCAG GTATTGAATTGGCTTTCAAATAGCCCATCAGAGATGGAGAGCTATATTCGGCCTGGTTGTGTGGTCCTATCAATCTATTTATCGATGCCATCTATTGCATGGAATGCA CTTGAAGACAATCTTCTTCAGCGTGTCACTTCATTAGTTCAAGACTCTGAAACTGAGTTTTGGAGAAGTGGGAGATTTTTAATTCGTACAAATAGACAGCTGGTGTCACATAAGGATG GTAAGATCAGATTGTCTAAAACTTGGAGGGCATGGAGTGCTCCAGAGTTGATGTGTGTATCACCTGTTGCTGTGGTAGGTGGGCAGGAAACTTCCCTTGCTCTAAAGGGTCGCAATTTGACCGTTCCGGGCACCAA GATCCACTGCACTTACATGGGTAAATACATGTCAAAAGAAGTTCTTTGCTCAGCATATCCTGGCACTATATACGATGATTCCTGTGTGGAAAGGTTTGACTTTCTTGGAGGATATCCAAATGTCTATGGTCGCTTTTTTATTGAG GTGGAAAATGGTTTCAAGGGGAACAGCTTTCCTGTTATTATCGCTGATGATAGTATCTGCCAGGAATTGAGAGCTCTTGAATCTGACTTTGAGGAAGATGTTCAAACACCAGATGTCATCCCAGAGGAAGAGGTTCATAACAGTGTGCGACCCAGGTCAAGGGAAGATGCTTTGCACTTCCTAAATGAACTTGGTTGGCTGTTTCAGAGGACACAAGCGTCATGCAGCCCTCTGCTTGCTGATTTTTCCAGCACACGGTTGAAGTACCTCCTCACATTTTCAGTTGAGCAAGATTGGTGTGCCCTTATTAAAACGCTTCTGGATATTCTTGTGGAAAGAAGCTTAAGGAATGATACTATAAAGCAAGAGTCACTGAAAATGCTTTCAGAAGTTGAACTCTTGAACAGAGCAGTTAAGAGAAAGTGCAGGAAAATGGTAGATTTGCTTCTTCATTATTGTGTAAGCCATGGACAAGATGTGACAAAGGTGTATCTTTTTACCCCCAACATGTCTGGTCCTGGTGGAATCACGCCACTGCATATGGCTGCATCTATGCAAGACTCAGAGGACATGGTTGATGCACTCACTAATGATCCACAGGAG ATTGGGTTGAAGTGCTGGAACTCATTACTGGATGACAATGATCAGTCCCCCTTCATGTATGCTATGTTGAGGAACAATCTTTCGTATAACAGACTGGTGGAGAGAAAGCTTGCTGACAGGGTGACTGGCCAGGTCACCATACTAGTTGAAGGCGGAGAAATATCCATAGATGGATCATGGGTAGGAGGATCAAACAGACATGGTGCTCAAAATTCACAACCAAGATCTTGTGCACAATGTGCTTTGGTGGGGACTGCACGGCTCAGACGAAATGCTCGATCCAAGGGACTGCTTCAACGCCCTTACGTCCATTCATTGCTCGCAATCGCCGCAGTTTGTGTCTGTGTCTGTGTATTTTTCCGGGGCGCACCACAGATTGGTTCTATTGAGCCGTTCAAATGGGAGAATCTAGAGTTTGGCCCCAGATAG
- the LOC135674430 gene encoding small ribosomal subunit protein uS19, with protein sequence MADASDAVDVGGAQPKKRTFRKFSYRGVDLDQLLDMGLDELVKLFDARARRRFQRGLKRKPMALIKKLRKAKRDAPPGEKPEPVRTHLRNMIIVPEMIGSIIGVYNGKTFNQVEIKPEMIGHYLAEFSISYKPVKHGRPGIGATHSSRFIPLK encoded by the exons ATG GCGGACGCTTCGGACGCGGTGGATGTCGGAGGGGCGCAGCCGAAGAAGAGGACCTTTAGGAAGTTCTCCTACCGTGGCGTCGATCTCGACCAGCTCCTCGACATGGGCCTCGACGAGCTCGTCAAGCTTTTCGACGCTCGTGCTCGCAGAAG GTTCCAGAGGGGGCTGAAGAGGAAGCCCATGGCTCTGATTAAGAAGCTTCGCAAGGCG AAGCGTGATGCCCCGCCTGGTGAAAAGCCTGAACCTGTGAGGACCCACCTTAGGAATATGATAATAGTCCCCGAGATGATTGGAAGCATCATCGGTGTTTATAACGGAAAAACTTTTAACCAGGTTGAAATCAAG CCTGAGATGATCGGTCATTACTTGGCGGAGTTCTCTATCTCATATAAGCCTGTGAAGCATGGAAGGCCTGGTATCGGTGCCACGCACTCCTCCAGGTTCATCCCTCTCAAGTAA
- the LOC103985516 gene encoding protein MIZU-KUSSEI 1-like: MPRLPHRHTLVSHSWILCCIRNIQMRTMIDLGSQRDSLYIIDTATAVDCTKDVRFRRSFRSLIECVVPCCGFQLSSNTSDVPDSHSTGGGSTPPTTTVTGTFYGHRRGHVRFCLHDSSRTSPILLLEFTIPTACLAREMRHGLLRVGLECDRNRARCSSLFGVPVWSVYCNGRKVGFAIRRRMSEGDAAILKLMRAISVGTGVLPGASKMGEGDILYLRASFERVIGSINSESFHMINPVGCTGQQLSIFLVRS, from the coding sequence ATGCCTCGTCTTCCCCATAGACATACTCTCGTCTCTCACTCTTGGATACTGTGTTGTATTAGAAATATACAGATGAGGACTATGATAGACTTGGGGAGCCAGAGAGACTCTCTCTACATCATCGACACGGCAACTGCCGTCGACTGCACCAAGGACGtccgcttccggcgatctttccgaAGCCTCATCGAGTGCGTGGTTCCATGCTGTGGCTTCCAGCTGTCGTCCAACACTTCTGATGTTCCAGACTCTCATTCCACCGGCGGCGGTTCCACCCCCCCAACCACCACCGTCACCGGCACCTTCTATGGGCACCGCCGCGGTCACGTCAGGTTCTGCCTGCACGACAGCTCCCGGACCTCCCCCATCCTTCTGCTGGAGTTCACCATCCCCACCGCCTGCCTCGCCAGGGAGATGCGGCATGGGCTACTGCGCGTGGGGCTCGAATGCGACCGGAATCGTGCTCGGTGCTCGTCGCTGTTCGGCGTGCCGGTGTGGTCGGTTTACTGCAACGGGCGCAAGGTAGGGTTCGCCATCCGGCGTCGGATGAGCGAAGGCGACGCCGCCATCTTGAAGCTAATGAGGGCCATATCGGTCGGAACAGGCGTTCTTCCTGGTGCGTCCAAGATGGGTGAAGGAGACATTCTGTACCTGAGGGCAAGCTTTGAGAGGGTGATTGGTTCGATCAATTCGGAGTCGTTTCATATGATCAATCCGGTGGGCTGCACCGGGCAGCAGCTAAGCATCTTTCTTGTGAGAAGTTAG